One genomic window of Treponema sp. J25 includes the following:
- the gltB gene encoding glutamate synthase large subunit, which produces MGDHQRNAYGLYRHDYEHDACGIGFVAQVNGNASHDIVERGLEVLERLEHRGAESADNKTGDGAGILMQIPHEFYEEVFKKLPPRGMYGTGLVFFPDAFKEKGNEKLSSLIVKEMERLAAELGLTIHGWRDVPTNPEVLGLIARRAEPTIKQLVLVPSAGTGGADLELRLYIYRKKLEKIIREDPRFALAKDFYIPSLSSKTMVYKGMLMSSQLRHYFTELTDPRVKSAVAMVHSRFSTNTFPAWPLAQPFRMLAHNGEINTVRGNRYWMAAREALFEHPTLGPHFKDILPVIEPDRSDSASLDNALELLVMAGRSLPHALMMLIPESWNDKNPIPQELKAFYEYHACMMEPWDGPASIVFCDGHYVGGTLDRNGLRPSRYTLTKSGLLVMASETGVQDFSPEEIAYKGRLRPGKLLIVDLQQGRIIPDEEIKKQVYTQKPYAEWVKKQVVTLEKLPETGITGPLVYPTEEGRVLFMERAFGYTREDRENLLLVMAETGQEPTSSMGTDTPLAVFSGKPQRVYNYFKQVFAQVTNPPIDSIREELVMTLTSFVGPQKNLLDETEEHCHRLKILNPVMTPAELERIKAWQDPAFKWTTLDATFYVPRLRGEIGPGTGQGKAAGEAPSGSSAGVQEPSALKQALDRLVAEACGAVEKGFSLLVISDKAALNPDAGRCGIPALLAVGAIHHGLIKAGLRMKASLIVESAEPREVMHFALLFGYGADLIVPYGALASLAALCRGPDASRTGDYLHAEKNYLKGIHKAILKIMSKMGTSTLRSYRGAQIFEAIGLSQEVVDYCFRGTTNRIGGASFADLEAETLAWYKDARKACETMQGSEPDVSEKLLVGLGQYKWRKYGEKHAWNPETIYLLQWATRSGDYRKFKEFTSRVDALNQTPHVIRGLLDFAPPGSVPGAPRGPIPIEEVESVESIMKRFTTGAMSFGSISKEAHETIAIAMNSIHGRSNSGEGGEDPERFAVRPDGTWARSAIKQVASGRFGVTSEYLANADEIQIKISQGAKPGEGGQLPGHKVDAIIAKTRHSTPGVTLISPPPHHDIYSIEDLAQLIFDLKNANPRARISVKLVSESGVGTIAAGVAKAHADNILISGYDGGTGASPQSSIRHAGLPWEIGLAETHQTLVLNGLRGRVRLMTDGQLKSGRDIVIAGMLGAEEFGFGTATLIVMGCVMMRKCHENTCPMGVATQDPELRKRFTGKSEYLINFFRFLAMETREIMASLGFRTFDELVGRSDLLVQRRVDKPKVRGIDLSDILYKPEGPADIPGGQDRYCTHDQIHKIDTVLDKKLIEKCLVALDKKIPIALELPIHNTDRAVGTMLSYEVSKRFGSQGLPENFVTVDFRGSAGQSFGAFLAPGITFRLEGDANDYLGKGLSGGRIVVRPPVGSTFKTEENIIVGNTVLYGATSGELYAAGVAGERFCVRNSGAFAVVEGVGDHGAEYMTGGRLVVLGRVGRNFAAGMSGGIAYVLDRDGDFEFFLNKGMVELSRLDNEEDENFVKDMIRKHVYWTGSEYARSILDNWSSFRSLFIKVLPVEYKRALQQMKLAELDRKLFEIREQEDITVRA; this is translated from the coding sequence ATGGGCGACCATCAACGAAACGCATACGGGTTGTATCGGCACGACTATGAGCATGATGCCTGCGGTATTGGTTTTGTGGCGCAGGTGAATGGGAATGCTTCCCACGATATTGTCGAACGGGGCCTTGAGGTTCTGGAACGGCTCGAACATCGGGGAGCGGAAAGCGCGGATAATAAGACGGGGGATGGTGCAGGGATTCTTATGCAGATTCCCCATGAGTTTTATGAAGAGGTGTTTAAAAAGCTCCCCCCCCGGGGAATGTACGGAACGGGGTTGGTCTTCTTTCCTGATGCTTTCAAAGAAAAGGGGAATGAAAAACTTTCTTCTCTTATTGTTAAGGAGATGGAACGGCTTGCGGCCGAACTGGGGCTTACGATTCATGGCTGGCGGGATGTTCCCACCAACCCTGAGGTGCTTGGTTTAATCGCCCGTAGGGCTGAACCTACTATTAAACAACTGGTCCTGGTTCCTTCTGCAGGGACAGGAGGGGCCGATCTAGAATTGCGGCTGTACATATATAGAAAAAAACTGGAAAAAATCATCCGGGAAGATCCTCGCTTTGCCCTGGCAAAGGATTTTTATATTCCCTCCCTTTCTTCAAAAACCATGGTGTATAAGGGGATGTTAATGTCCAGTCAGCTCCGGCACTATTTTACGGAACTGACGGATCCCCGCGTGAAATCCGCGGTGGCCATGGTTCATTCCCGCTTTAGTACTAATACGTTTCCCGCCTGGCCCCTGGCGCAGCCCTTCCGGATGCTGGCCCATAACGGGGAAATCAATACGGTGCGGGGAAACCGATACTGGATGGCTGCCCGGGAGGCCCTGTTTGAACATCCCACCCTGGGGCCCCATTTTAAAGATATCCTCCCGGTGATAGAGCCGGATCGAAGCGATTCGGCGAGCCTGGATAATGCGTTGGAACTTCTGGTGATGGCGGGGCGTTCTTTGCCCCATGCCCTGATGATGCTGATCCCCGAATCCTGGAACGATAAAAACCCGATTCCTCAGGAATTAAAGGCCTTTTATGAATACCACGCTTGTATGATGGAACCCTGGGATGGTCCCGCATCTATCGTGTTCTGTGATGGGCACTACGTGGGTGGCACCCTGGACCGAAACGGGTTGCGGCCTTCCCGGTATACCCTGACCAAATCGGGCCTCCTCGTGATGGCCTCTGAGACGGGGGTCCAGGACTTTTCCCCTGAGGAAATTGCCTACAAGGGCCGGCTCCGGCCAGGGAAGCTCCTTATTGTGGATCTCCAACAGGGCCGGATTATCCCCGATGAGGAAATAAAGAAACAGGTGTATACCCAGAAGCCCTATGCCGAGTGGGTAAAGAAACAGGTGGTTACCCTGGAAAAACTTCCCGAAACGGGTATTACCGGTCCCCTGGTGTATCCTACCGAGGAAGGTCGGGTGCTTTTTATGGAACGGGCCTTCGGGTATACCCGGGAGGATCGGGAAAATCTTCTCCTCGTGATGGCCGAAACGGGACAGGAGCCCACGAGTTCCATGGGAACCGATACGCCCCTGGCGGTGTTTTCCGGAAAGCCCCAACGGGTGTACAACTACTTTAAACAGGTCTTTGCCCAGGTCACGAATCCTCCCATCGATTCGATCCGGGAAGAACTGGTCATGACCCTGACGAGTTTTGTGGGTCCCCAGAAGAATCTTCTGGATGAGACAGAGGAGCACTGTCACCGGCTTAAGATTTTAAATCCCGTGATGACCCCCGCAGAACTGGAGCGGATTAAGGCCTGGCAGGATCCGGCCTTTAAATGGACCACCCTGGATGCGACGTTTTATGTTCCCCGTCTAAGGGGAGAGATAGGTCCTGGGACCGGCCAAGGAAAAGCTGCCGGTGAGGCCCCGTCGGGATCCAGCGCCGGTGTGCAAGAGCCTTCGGCCTTAAAACAAGCCCTGGATCGGCTTGTGGCCGAGGCCTGTGGGGCGGTAGAAAAGGGTTTTTCCCTTTTGGTGATTTCTGATAAGGCGGCCCTGAATCCCGATGCGGGGCGCTGCGGAATTCCCGCCCTGCTTGCGGTGGGGGCCATCCATCATGGACTTATTAAGGCGGGGCTGCGGATGAAGGCGAGCCTTATTGTGGAGTCCGCAGAACCCCGGGAGGTGATGCATTTTGCCCTTCTTTTTGGATATGGGGCGGATCTCATCGTGCCCTACGGGGCCCTGGCCTCCTTAGCGGCCCTCTGTCGGGGGCCCGATGCCTCTCGGACGGGGGACTATCTCCACGCGGAGAAAAATTACCTTAAGGGAATTCACAAGGCCATCCTTAAGATTATGTCGAAGATGGGGACCAGTACCCTCCGTTCTTATCGGGGGGCCCAGATCTTCGAAGCCATTGGTCTTTCCCAGGAAGTGGTGGATTATTGTTTCCGGGGAACTACCAACCGCATTGGGGGGGCTTCCTTTGCGGATCTAGAAGCGGAAACCCTCGCCTGGTACAAGGATGCCCGGAAGGCCTGCGAGACCATGCAGGGAAGCGAGCCGGATGTATCGGAGAAGCTTCTGGTAGGGCTTGGCCAGTATAAGTGGAGAAAATACGGGGAAAAGCATGCCTGGAACCCTGAGACTATCTATCTGTTGCAATGGGCAACCCGCAGTGGGGATTACCGGAAATTCAAGGAGTTTACCAGCCGGGTGGACGCCTTAAACCAGACTCCCCATGTGATCCGGGGTCTTCTGGATTTTGCTCCCCCTGGATCAGTGCCGGGCGCTCCCAGGGGGCCCATCCCGATAGAAGAGGTGGAAAGCGTAGAATCGATCATGAAACGCTTTACCACCGGGGCCATGTCCTTTGGGTCTATCTCAAAGGAGGCCCACGAAACCATCGCTATTGCCATGAATTCCATCCATGGCCGTTCCAACAGCGGGGAGGGTGGGGAAGACCCTGAGCGGTTTGCGGTGCGCCCCGATGGGACCTGGGCCCGGAGCGCCATTAAACAGGTGGCCTCCGGTCGCTTTGGAGTAACCAGTGAATACCTGGCCAATGCGGATGAAATCCAGATCAAGATTTCCCAGGGGGCGAAGCCCGGTGAAGGGGGGCAGCTTCCCGGTCACAAGGTGGATGCGATTATTGCAAAGACCCGTCACTCCACGCCGGGGGTTACCCTTATTAGTCCGCCCCCTCACCACGATATCTATTCTATCGAAGACCTGGCCCAGCTTATCTTTGACCTTAAAAACGCCAATCCGCGGGCTCGTATCAGTGTGAAGCTGGTATCTGAAAGCGGGGTGGGGACCATCGCTGCGGGGGTTGCCAAGGCCCACGCGGATAATATCCTGATTTCTGGTTATGATGGAGGAACCGGCGCGAGTCCCCAGAGTTCTATCCGCCATGCGGGGCTTCCCTGGGAAATCGGTCTTGCGGAAACCCACCAGACCCTCGTTTTAAACGGCCTGCGGGGACGGGTGCGGCTCATGACCGATGGGCAGCTCAAGAGTGGCCGGGATATTGTCATTGCGGGGATGCTCGGGGCAGAGGAATTCGGTTTTGGTACCGCCACCCTCATCGTTATGGGTTGTGTGATGATGCGCAAGTGCCACGAAAATACCTGCCCCATGGGAGTGGCTACCCAGGACCCCGAACTCCGTAAGCGCTTTACCGGAAAAAGCGAATACCTGATTAACTTTTTCCGCTTCCTTGCCATGGAAACCCGGGAAATCATGGCAAGCCTTGGCTTCAGAACCTTTGATGAACTGGTGGGGCGTTCGGATCTTCTGGTACAGAGAAGGGTTGATAAACCAAAGGTCCGGGGAATCGATCTGTCGGATATCCTCTACAAGCCGGAAGGACCGGCGGATATTCCGGGAGGCCAGGATCGATACTGTACCCATGACCAGATTCATAAGATTGATACGGTGCTGGACAAGAAACTTATCGAAAAGTGCCTTGTGGCGCTGGATAAGAAGATTCCCATTGCCCTCGAACTACCGATTCACAATACGGACCGGGCGGTCGGGACCATGCTTTCCTACGAAGTTTCAAAGCGCTTTGGTTCCCAGGGGTTGCCGGAAAATTTTGTTACCGTGGATTTCCGGGGCTCCGCGGGCCAGAGTTTTGGGGCCTTCCTGGCGCCGGGGATTACCTTCCGGCTCGAGGGGGATGCCAATGACTACCTTGGTAAGGGGCTTTCGGGAGGTCGCATTGTGGTGCGGCCGCCGGTGGGAAGTACCTTTAAAACCGAAGAAAATATCATCGTAGGTAACACGGTGCTCTACGGGGCAACCTCAGGGGAACTCTACGCCGCCGGGGTGGCGGGGGAACGCTTCTGTGTCCGTAACTCCGGGGCCTTTGCGGTGGTGGAAGGTGTGGGCGACCATGGGGCTGAATACATGACCGGCGGGCGCCTGGTGGTGCTCGGTCGGGTGGGGCGGAACTTTGCGGCCGGTATGTCCGGCGGTATTGCCTATGTCCTGGACCGGGATGGGGACTTTGAATTCTTCCTGAACAAGGGAATGGTGGAACTATCCCGACTTGACAATGAAGAGGACGAAAACTTTGTAAAGGATATGATCCGCAAACATGTTTACTGGACGGGATCGGAGTACGCCCGCTCCATTCTTGATAACTGGAGTTCCTTCCGCTCCCTCTTTATTAAAGTGTTACCGGTAGAGTACAAGCGGGCCTTGCAGCAGATGAAGCTTGCCGAGTTGGACCGCAAGCTCTTTGAAATTCGCGAACAAGAAGATATTACGGTGAGGGCATAA
- the hydF gene encoding [FeFe] hydrogenase H-cluster maturation GTPase HydF — translation MVQFEISSDIAESPSFESPVSLSLHIVVVGIRNAGKSSLINQLFEKEVSLVSSVPGTTTDPVLRKMELPGLGPVAFVDTAGIDDEGDLGKQRVARTRQRLATAHGALFVTPAHLPPRPEEGELYEELEKGGKPFLVVVTHSDLPLHEEKGRWLEIAKARGHRPIFISNQKKEGAAAVRKALSALSERLCHEPGVLEGLVQEGDHLLLVVPIDLAAPKGRLIQPQVETIRDALDRDCTVTVVKERELYDTYHSLPRPPRLVITDSQVFSKVAADIGEDQALTSFSILFARKKGELSLFLEGLDCLKNFSRRGRVFVMEACSHHRTADDIASVKIPRLFSALVNPRTPFYTVRQIPDDVGPEDLVIHCGGCMITARTMQERIRKLRERGVPVTNYGLFLAWANGLIPRAIACLPEYGEARRGGSA, via the coding sequence ATGGTACAATTTGAAATATCTTCTGACATTGCGGAGAGTCCTTCTTTTGAAAGTCCGGTCTCTCTTTCTCTCCATATCGTCGTGGTGGGAATCCGCAATGCAGGGAAATCGAGCCTTATCAATCAGCTATTTGAAAAGGAGGTGTCCCTGGTGTCTTCTGTTCCCGGGACAACCACCGATCCGGTGCTCCGTAAAATGGAGTTGCCGGGGCTGGGCCCCGTGGCCTTTGTGGATACCGCCGGGATCGATGACGAAGGGGATCTGGGTAAACAGCGGGTAGCCCGGACCCGGCAACGGCTTGCTACGGCCCATGGGGCGCTTTTTGTGACCCCGGCCCATCTTCCTCCCCGCCCTGAGGAAGGGGAATTATACGAGGAGTTAGAGAAAGGGGGAAAGCCCTTCCTTGTTGTGGTGACCCATAGTGACCTGCCCCTCCATGAGGAAAAGGGCCGTTGGCTTGAAATAGCTAAGGCGCGGGGACATAGGCCTATTTTTATCAGTAACCAGAAGAAAGAAGGAGCCGCAGCGGTACGAAAGGCCTTGAGTGCCCTTTCTGAGCGCCTTTGCCATGAACCGGGAGTTCTGGAAGGACTGGTCCAGGAAGGGGATCACCTCCTGCTCGTGGTGCCTATCGATCTGGCGGCTCCAAAGGGGCGTCTTATCCAGCCCCAGGTGGAAACAATTCGGGATGCCCTGGACCGGGATTGTACGGTGACGGTGGTAAAAGAACGGGAACTCTACGATACGTATCATTCCTTACCCAGGCCACCTCGTCTCGTAATCACCGATAGTCAGGTCTTTTCTAAAGTAGCGGCAGATATTGGTGAAGATCAGGCCCTGACGAGTTTTTCTATACTTTTTGCCCGGAAGAAGGGGGAACTTTCTCTTTTCCTCGAAGGTCTTGATTGCTTAAAAAACTTTTCTCGGCGGGGTCGGGTCTTTGTTATGGAAGCCTGTTCCCATCATCGAACGGCCGATGATATTGCTTCGGTAAAGATCCCCCGGCTTTTTTCGGCCCTGGTGAACCCCCGAACACCCTTTTATACGGTCCGTCAGATTCCCGATGATGTGGGCCCTGAAGACCTCGTGATTCACTGTGGGGGCTGTATGATTACGGCCCGAACCATGCAGGAGCGGATCAGAAAGCTTCGAGAACGGGGAGTGCCGGTAACTAACTACGGGCTCTTTCTTGCCTGGGCAAACGGTCTTATTCCCCGGGCAATAGCCTGCTTACCGGAGTACGGGGAAGCCCGGCGTGGGGGGAGCGCCTGA
- a CDS encoding lyase family protein, translated as MNDREQTFSSMPQTLAAARNFGWGFTPYPFLRALAEVKEATLRALQETEHPWSEEVYHIALSVLKDIREGLLNDLFPLDLAQGGAGTSLHMNICEVLAQEISRRLGKENMFHPLDDGARSQSTNDVVSTAAIIVIQRVIRTVEEGVIRLQEALVERERTWRGIPITGRTEYQDALPMDLAQVVAAWAGTVERDRWRLNKLKERSRTVPLGGTAVGTAAGASPAYVFVAERELRRITGLPIQRSQNLTDTIAQRDEMAEVAEGLGLVATNLIKLCRDLMFYSATVVGELRLPHLQWGSTAMPQKNNPVLLEFAMGLAIRCRYQAFTIVEYAASGHLQLNPFVPFMVAAFLSLQEDLVKALDALSLGLLPRLEVDIHRCRTNLLSSPALLNALRPLFPYEKLKVLEPPHRPEVNFPELHARLVSLASEAGVPLEELFRLVGLSQTDVEGLETTAQEGEPYGTI; from the coding sequence ATGAATGATCGAGAACAGACCTTTTCCTCTATGCCGCAAACCCTGGCGGCGGCCCGAAACTTTGGATGGGGCTTTACGCCTTATCCTTTTCTCCGGGCTCTGGCAGAGGTGAAAGAAGCGACCCTGCGGGCCTTGCAAGAAACGGAGCATCCCTGGTCAGAAGAGGTATATCATATCGCCCTGTCGGTGCTGAAAGATATTCGTGAGGGCCTCCTCAACGATTTATTTCCGTTGGATCTTGCCCAGGGGGGAGCCGGAACGAGCCTCCATATGAATATCTGTGAAGTCCTTGCTCAGGAGATTTCGAGACGACTTGGCAAGGAGAATATGTTTCATCCCCTGGATGATGGGGCCCGCTCCCAATCGACCAATGATGTGGTGAGTACCGCGGCGATTATTGTGATCCAACGGGTGATTCGAACGGTAGAAGAAGGGGTAATCCGTTTGCAAGAAGCCCTGGTAGAACGGGAACGGACCTGGCGGGGTATCCCTATTACGGGTCGTACGGAATATCAAGATGCCCTGCCGATGGATCTTGCTCAGGTGGTTGCGGCCTGGGCGGGGACAGTAGAACGGGATCGCTGGCGGCTTAATAAACTTAAAGAACGGTCCCGAACGGTTCCCCTCGGTGGTACTGCGGTAGGAACCGCCGCAGGAGCTTCGCCGGCCTATGTGTTTGTGGCAGAACGGGAGTTACGCCGTATTACGGGACTTCCTATACAACGAAGCCAGAACCTCACCGATACCATAGCTCAGCGGGATGAAATGGCCGAGGTCGCAGAAGGGCTTGGCCTTGTGGCGACAAACCTTATCAAACTCTGTCGGGATCTTATGTTTTATTCTGCTACTGTGGTCGGAGAGCTCAGGCTTCCCCACCTGCAATGGGGATCTACCGCCATGCCCCAAAAGAACAACCCGGTCCTACTAGAATTTGCCATGGGCCTTGCAATTCGCTGTCGCTACCAGGCCTTTACTATCGTGGAGTATGCGGCGTCCGGGCATTTACAGCTAAACCCATTTGTGCCGTTTATGGTGGCGGCCTTTTTATCGCTCCAGGAAGATCTGGTGAAGGCCTTAGATGCCCTTTCTCTGGGGTTATTACCTCGTCTTGAGGTAGACATACACCGTTGTCGGACGAATCTCCTTTCGTCACCGGCTCTGTTAAACGCCCTGCGGCCCCTTTTCCCCTATGAAAAATTGAAAGTCCTGGAACCACCGCATCGCCCCGAGGTGAACTTCCCGGAGCTTCACGCCCGATTGGTCTCTTTAGCCAGCGAGGCGGGTGTTCCCCTTGAAGAACTATTTCGGCTTGTGGGCCTTTCCCAAACAGACGTAGAAGGCCTTGAAACGACAGCACAAGAGGGAGAACCCTATGGTACAATTTGA
- the hydE gene encoding [FeFe] hydrogenase H-cluster radical SAM maturase HydE, producing the protein MKDEKLFYPRGCFSSGTAHNDEEETGQERQLPPPDVPSPWDTRALREAARLPLSELCRLARDLTNRIHGKAVLLRGLIEVTNYCAMNCLYCGIRHDNRRVRRYRLSFETLTQVIREGRRAGFKTFVLQGGEDPALQGEGLLRLTEIARTAAGPEAALTLSFGIRSRREYEELRAAGADRYLLRFETADPELHRRLRNGIPLRRRLRALEDIRAAGLQLGSGFMVGLPGETEETLLRNVLLAQKLQMDMGGVGPFIPHPETPLAAETGGTIEQTLRATALLRLALPLCHIPATTAAGSIHPEGREMVLAAGANVLMPNITPVEHKKDYALYPGKICIDESGFHCLGCLSRRVQSQGLELSWARGDALRWGIQQREASFGEQRKKKEKLGDE; encoded by the coding sequence ATGAAGGACGAAAAACTTTTCTATCCCCGGGGGTGTTTTTCCTCTGGTACTGCACATAATGATGAGGAGGAAACGGGGCAGGAGAGACAACTACCTCCCCCTGATGTGCCTTCCCCCTGGGATACAAGGGCCCTTCGAGAAGCGGCCCGCCTTCCCCTCTCTGAACTGTGTCGCCTTGCCCGGGACCTTACCAACCGCATCCATGGGAAGGCGGTTTTGCTCCGGGGACTCATAGAGGTAACTAATTATTGCGCCATGAACTGCCTGTACTGTGGCATCCGGCATGATAATCGCAGGGTACGGCGGTATCGGCTTTCTTTTGAAACCCTTACCCAGGTGATTCGGGAGGGGCGGCGGGCCGGGTTTAAGACCTTTGTCCTGCAGGGAGGGGAGGATCCGGCCTTGCAAGGGGAAGGACTCCTACGCTTAACCGAAATAGCCCGGACCGCCGCGGGGCCCGAGGCGGCCCTTACTCTTAGTTTTGGGATCCGTAGCCGCCGGGAATACGAAGAACTCCGGGCCGCCGGGGCAGACCGGTACCTCCTGCGTTTTGAAACGGCGGACCCGGAATTGCACCGGCGCCTGCGTAATGGTATTCCCCTGCGGCGCCGCCTTCGGGCCCTGGAGGATATCCGTGCCGCCGGTCTCCAGCTTGGGTCAGGTTTTATGGTGGGCCTCCCCGGTGAAACCGAAGAAACCCTGCTCCGCAATGTGCTCCTGGCCCAAAAACTCCAGATGGATATGGGTGGGGTAGGCCCCTTTATTCCCCATCCTGAGACGCCCCTGGCGGCGGAGACCGGCGGCACCATCGAACAGACCCTTCGCGCCACCGCCTTGCTTCGCCTTGCCCTGCCCCTTTGCCATATTCCGGCTACCACCGCCGCCGGTTCTATCCATCCAGAGGGGAGGGAAATGGTGCTTGCCGCAGGGGCGAATGTCCTTATGCCCAACATTACACCGGTGGAACATAAAAAAGACTATGCCCTGTACCCCGGCAAAATCTGTATCGATGAGTCGGGCTTCCATTGCCTGGGGTGCCTTTCCCGTCGGGTACAGAGCCAGGGCCTTGAGCTTTCCTGGGCTCGGGGGGATGCCCTTCGCTGGGGGATACAACAGAGAGAAGCCTCCTTCGGGGAACAACGGAAGAAGAAGGAGAAGTTAGGAGATGAATGA
- the hydG gene encoding [FeFe] hydrogenase H-cluster radical SAM maturase HydG, protein MNHPQTFLDYGKLRELSLVEPPSEAELERILQKGRALLGLSAKEASSLAAVQDPVQEAKIFQVAGEVKEAIYGKRVVLFAPLYTGNYCVNNCVYCGFRRDNKSLPRVVLSQEEIARQTQILLSQGHKRLLLICGESPRQSLSYTLQAIETCYAQRYRLPADGNRSEPARVRRINVELAPLDVEGFRALKKAQIGTYVCFQETYDPELYERAHPSGPKADYRYRLYVMDRAMEGGCDDIGLGALFGLGDWRYELVALIEHARHLEKTFGWGPHTVSVPRIEHAPGAPWAEVVPHPVSDEDFKKIVAILRIALPYVGIILSTRERAELRRELLAYGVSQISAGSRTDPGGYEETPQRKSAAGTHGAAGAQFALGDTRTLEEVISDLIDDGYVPSFCTGCYRRGRTGADFMDLAKPGLIREFCLPNGLVSFAEYLYDYASFHTREKGLALIEEMQGEATPQGQQYLRDALSKTAAGVRDLYL, encoded by the coding sequence ATGAACCATCCTCAAACTTTTCTTGATTATGGAAAGCTCCGGGAACTTTCCCTTGTGGAGCCCCCCTCGGAGGCAGAACTAGAGCGGATCCTTCAAAAAGGCCGAGCGCTCCTGGGGTTGTCGGCCAAAGAAGCCAGTTCCCTTGCGGCGGTGCAGGACCCGGTTCAGGAAGCGAAGATTTTCCAAGTGGCCGGCGAAGTAAAAGAGGCTATTTACGGTAAGCGGGTGGTTCTCTTTGCGCCCCTGTATACGGGGAACTACTGTGTGAATAACTGTGTGTACTGCGGTTTCAGGCGGGATAATAAGAGCCTGCCCCGGGTGGTGCTCAGTCAGGAAGAGATTGCCCGGCAAACCCAGATTCTTCTTTCCCAGGGACATAAGCGGCTCCTTCTCATTTGTGGAGAATCTCCCCGACAATCCCTTTCGTATACGCTTCAGGCGATTGAAACCTGCTATGCCCAGCGGTATCGTCTTCCCGCTGATGGAAATCGTTCTGAGCCCGCCCGGGTACGACGCATTAATGTAGAACTGGCACCGCTGGATGTGGAAGGTTTCCGGGCCCTGAAAAAAGCCCAGATTGGAACCTATGTGTGTTTTCAGGAAACCTATGACCCGGAACTGTATGAACGGGCCCATCCCTCGGGGCCTAAGGCGGACTATCGCTATCGGCTCTATGTGATGGATCGGGCCATGGAAGGGGGCTGCGACGATATTGGCCTTGGCGCCCTGTTTGGTCTTGGGGATTGGCGGTATGAACTGGTGGCCCTTATTGAACATGCCCGTCATTTAGAAAAAACCTTTGGCTGGGGGCCCCATACGGTGAGCGTTCCCCGGATTGAACATGCGCCGGGGGCTCCCTGGGCAGAGGTGGTGCCCCACCCGGTCTCTGATGAGGACTTTAAAAAGATTGTGGCCATCCTCCGTATCGCCCTGCCGTATGTGGGGATCATCCTTTCTACCCGGGAACGGGCGGAACTGCGGCGGGAACTGCTTGCCTATGGGGTAAGCCAGATATCCGCCGGTTCCCGTACCGACCCCGGAGGATACGAAGAGACCCCTCAACGGAAAAGTGCCGCCGGTACTCATGGTGCTGCGGGAGCCCAGTTTGCCCTGGGAGATACCCGAACTCTTGAAGAGGTTATTTCCGACCTGATCGATGATGGGTACGTGCCGAGTTTTTGCACCGGCTGCTACCGTCGGGGGCGGACAGGAGCCGATTTTATGGATCTCGCAAAACCGGGCCTGATCCGAGAATTCTGTTTACCCAATGGGCTCGTGTCCTTCGCGGAATACCTGTATGATTATGCTTCCTTCCATACCCGGGAAAAGGGCCTTGCGCTGATCGAAGAAATGCAAGGAGAAGCAACCCCACAGGGACAACAGTATCTCCGCGATGCCCTGTCAAAGACTGCGGCGGGAGTCCGGGATTTGTATCTATGA
- a CDS encoding TM1266 family iron-only hydrogenase system putative regulator, whose translation MEKRIGVVAILIQGRESVPEVNRILSSQNHIIQGRLGMPFRDKGIQVITLVVEGTMDEISALTGPLGRLKGVQVKSIVTGYREETHEPSSNFS comes from the coding sequence ATGGAAAAGCGTATTGGTGTGGTAGCCATTCTTATTCAGGGCCGTGAATCGGTGCCCGAAGTAAACCGTATCCTCTCCTCCCAGAATCATATCATCCAGGGTCGGCTGGGGATGCCCTTCCGGGACAAGGGCATCCAGGTGATTACCCTGGTGGTGGAAGGAACCATGGACGAAATCAGTGCCTTAACCGGTCCCTTAGGACGTCTTAAGGGTGTACAGGTTAAGTCCATCGTTACCGGATACCGGGAGGAGACCCATGAACCATCCTCAAACTTTTCTTGA
- a CDS encoding VOC family protein, with translation MEFLGLSLITENVPKLVSFYEKIFRVKAEGNEIHSTLQLNGLVLSIYSKEASINDMGFSYHENANYGHTTLMFLVKSADDEYSLLKDEDIDFITVPTEYPWNTKAFHFRDPDGNIIDFVERLKK, from the coding sequence ATGGAATTCCTTGGTTTGTCATTAATAACGGAAAATGTTCCAAAACTTGTTTCGTTTTATGAAAAAATATTTCGTGTAAAAGCAGAAGGAAATGAAATTCATAGTACATTACAACTGAACGGATTAGTATTATCCATATATTCAAAGGAAGCATCCATAAATGATATGGGATTTTCATATCATGAGAATGCCAATTATGGGCATACAACACTTATGTTTCTTGTTAAGAGTGCAGATGATGAATATTCATTACTGAAAGATGAAGATATAGACTTCATTACGGTACCAACTGAATATCCATGGAATACCAAAGCATTTCATTTTAGAGATCCAGATGGAAACATCATTGATTTTGTTGAGAGACTAAAAAAATGA